A single Vigna radiata var. radiata cultivar VC1973A chromosome 8, Vradiata_ver6, whole genome shotgun sequence DNA region contains:
- the LOC106771307 gene encoding protein PATRONUS 2, with the protein MAARTGRLLQNHNLNVHVNGAGSVSEKADLPGQRKGRAGGRKPLGDLSNAGNLINQFDGKKALDGSLNIGKPSVNQAPKLQKSKNLETEKRITNKASGKSLTGSRKALSDISNSGKPQVPDIKNKHTLKPSSLIEESLPPSAIAEERILHDHKKCIKSQVETADVHHFFKTVGLEYDADDHMAISFELPAISKLKSESAYLELEEVPERLPEMQSLSATHGSPANCKTPGLSSYRTMWSDSTVNFKLIETPKVSKN; encoded by the exons ATGGCAGCAAGAACTGGTCGCTTGCTTCAAAACCATAACCTCAATGTCCATGTTAATG GAGCAGGATCTGTTTCTGAGAAGGCAGATTTACCAGGACAGAGGAAAGGTAGAGCTGGGGGAAGAAAACCACTTGGAGATCTATCCAATGCTGGGAACCTCATCAACCAATTTGATGGAAAGAAAGCCCTTGATGGTTCATTGAACATTGGCAAACCCTCTGTTAATCAGGCGCCCAAGTTGCAGAAATCTAAGAATCTTGAAACTGAAAAAAGAATCACCAACAAAGCTTCTGGAAAATCACTTACTGGTAGCAGGAAAGCACTTTCTGACATTTCAAACTCGGGGAAGCCGCAAGTTcctgatattaaaaataaacacacCCTGAAGCCTAGTTCGCTGATAGAGGAATCTCTTCCTCCCAGTGCAATTGCTGAAGAACGGATCTTGCATGATCATAAGAAATGTATAAAATCACAGGTTGAAACTGCAGATGTGCATCACTTTTTCAAGACTGTTGGACTTGAGTATG ATGCAGATGATCACATGGCAATTTCCTTTGAGCTGCCGGCAATAAGTAAACTGAAG TCTGAAAGTGCATACTTGGAATTGGAGGAGGTGCCTGAGCGGTTGCCTGAAATGCAGTCTCTATCTGCTACGCATGGTTCCCCAGCAAACTGCAAGACTCCAGGGTTATCAAGTTACCGTACAATGTGGAGTGACTCTACTGTCAACTTCAAGTTGATTGAGACACCAAAAGTGTCCAAAAATTGA